One genomic window of Pseudomonas aeruginosa includes the following:
- the argJ gene encoding bifunctional glutamate N-acetyltransferase/amino-acid acetyltransferase ArgJ, whose amino-acid sequence MAVGLGPLSTLHPVPGFELGIASAGIKRPGRKDVVVMRCAEGSSVAGVFTLNAFCAAPVTLAKQRFLGEVRYLLTNTGNANAGTGEAGLAAAAQTCAKLAELAGVAETSVLPYSTGVIGEPLPVAKIEAALPAALADLAEDRWAEAAAGIMTTDTLPKGASRQFVHDGVTVTVTGISKGAGMIKPNMATMLGYIATDAKVAQGVLQDLLRDAANKSFNRITIDGDTSTNDCCMLIATGRAALPEVTQASGALFAALKQAVLEVSMELAQAIVRDGEGATKFVTVQVNGGATHQECLDVGYAVAHSPLIKTALFASDPNWGRILAAVGRAGVANLDVSKIDVFLGDVCIASRGGRAASYTEEQGAAVMAQAEIGIRIELGRGTCSETIWTTDLSHEYVKINAEYRT is encoded by the coding sequence ATGGCTGTCGGTCTTGGCCCCCTGTCCACCCTGCACCCGGTCCCCGGTTTCGAACTCGGCATCGCTTCCGCCGGCATCAAGCGACCGGGGCGCAAAGACGTGGTGGTCATGCGCTGCGCCGAAGGCTCCAGCGTGGCCGGGGTGTTCACCCTGAACGCGTTCTGTGCCGCGCCGGTGACCCTGGCCAAACAGCGTTTCCTCGGTGAGGTGCGCTACCTGCTGACCAATACCGGCAACGCCAACGCCGGTACCGGCGAGGCCGGCCTCGCCGCCGCCGCGCAAACCTGCGCCAAGCTCGCCGAACTGGCCGGGGTCGCCGAGACTTCGGTGCTGCCATATTCCACCGGGGTGATCGGCGAGCCCCTGCCGGTGGCCAAGATCGAGGCGGCGTTGCCTGCGGCCCTGGCCGACCTGGCCGAGGACCGCTGGGCCGAAGCTGCCGCGGGGATCATGACCACCGATACCCTGCCCAAGGGCGCCAGCCGCCAGTTCGTGCACGATGGCGTGACCGTGACCGTCACCGGGATCAGCAAGGGCGCCGGGATGATCAAGCCGAACATGGCGACCATGCTCGGTTATATCGCCACCGACGCCAAGGTCGCCCAGGGCGTGCTGCAGGATCTGTTGCGCGACGCCGCCAACAAGTCCTTCAACCGCATCACCATCGACGGCGATACCTCCACCAACGACTGCTGCATGCTGATCGCCACCGGTCGCGCGGCGCTGCCGGAAGTCACCCAGGCCAGCGGCGCGCTGTTCGCCGCGTTGAAGCAAGCGGTACTGGAGGTTTCCATGGAGCTGGCCCAGGCCATCGTTCGCGACGGCGAGGGCGCGACCAAGTTCGTCACTGTTCAGGTCAACGGCGGCGCCACCCACCAGGAGTGCCTGGATGTCGGCTATGCCGTGGCCCACTCGCCGCTGATCAAGACCGCGCTGTTCGCCTCCGACCCGAACTGGGGACGCATTCTCGCCGCGGTCGGACGTGCCGGCGTGGCCAATCTGGACGTGAGCAAGATCGACGTGTTCCTTGGCGACGTCTGTATCGCCAGCCGTGGCGGCCGGGCGGCCAGTTACACCGAGGAACAGGGCGCGGCGGTGATGGCCCAGGCCGAGATCGGCATCCGCATCGAACTGGGACGCGGCACCTGCAGCGAGACCATCTGGACCACCGACCTGTCCCACGAATACGTGAAGATCAACGCAGAGTACCGCACCTGA
- the secA gene encoding preprotein translocase subunit SecA, producing MFAPLLKKLFGSKNERDVKRMAKAVQAINALEPQMVALSDEQLKAKTAEFQQRYAKGETLDQLLPEAFAVVREAGKRVMGMRHFDVQLIGGMTLHDGKIAEMRTGEGKTLVGTLPVYLNALSGKGVHVVTVNDYLARRDANWMRPLYEFLGLSVGVVTPFQPPEDKRAAYAADITYGTNNEFGFDYLRDNMAFSLDDKFQRELNFAVVDEVDSILIDEARTPLIISGQAEDSSELYIKINKLIPRLKRQVEEVEGKPTEEGHYSIDEKTRQVELNEQGHQFIEDLLSQNGLLGEGESLYSAHNLSLLTHVYAALRAHTLFHRNVEYIVQGDQILLIDEHTGRTMPGRRLSEGLHQAIEAKEGLPIQAESQTLASTTFQNYFRLYNKLAGMTGTADTEAFEFRQIYGLDVVVIPTHRPIARKDFNDLVYLTQEEKYAAIITDIKQCQALGRPILVGTASIESSEYVSKLLQEAGIEHKVLNAKYHEKEAEIIAQAGAPGSVTIATNMAGRGTDILLGGNWEVEVAALENPTEEQIAQIKAEWQKRHQQVIEAGGLHVIASERHESRRIDNQLRGRAGRQGDPGSSRFYLSLEDNLMRIFASDRVKNFMKALGMQSGEAIEHRMVTNAIEKAQRKVEGRNFDIRKQLLEFDDVANEQRKVIYHMRNTLLSAEDVGETIKEFREETLSATINQHIPPQSLPEQWDIEGLEAALYSDFAVRLPIQQWLDEDDKLYEETLRSKILEQIVAAYYEKEELAGAEALRAFEKQMLLRVLDDLWKDHLSTMDHLRHGIHLRGYAQKNPKQEYKRESFTLFQELLDSIKRDTIRVLSHVQVRREDPAEEEARLRREAEELAKRMQFQHAEAPSMEQAVAGEEEELPEGPAPVVPLEPVRNEQKIGRNEPCPCGSGKKYKHCHGQLD from the coding sequence ATGTTTGCGCCTTTGTTGAAGAAACTCTTTGGAAGCAAGAACGAGCGTGATGTAAAGCGCATGGCCAAGGCTGTACAGGCCATCAATGCGCTCGAGCCCCAGATGGTGGCGCTCTCCGACGAGCAGTTGAAGGCGAAAACGGCTGAATTCCAGCAGCGCTACGCCAAGGGCGAAACGCTCGACCAATTGCTGCCCGAAGCCTTCGCCGTGGTTCGCGAGGCTGGCAAGCGGGTGATGGGCATGCGCCACTTCGACGTCCAGCTGATCGGTGGCATGACCCTGCACGACGGCAAGATCGCCGAAATGCGTACCGGCGAGGGCAAGACCCTGGTGGGCACCCTGCCGGTCTACCTCAACGCGCTGTCCGGCAAGGGCGTGCACGTGGTCACGGTGAACGACTACCTGGCGCGCCGCGACGCCAACTGGATGCGCCCGCTGTACGAGTTCCTCGGCCTCAGCGTCGGCGTGGTCACTCCCTTCCAGCCGCCGGAAGACAAGCGCGCCGCCTACGCCGCCGACATCACCTACGGCACCAACAACGAATTCGGCTTCGATTACCTGCGCGACAACATGGCCTTCAGCCTGGACGACAAGTTCCAGCGCGAGCTGAACTTCGCCGTGGTCGACGAAGTGGACTCGATCCTCATCGACGAGGCGCGTACCCCGCTGATCATCTCCGGCCAGGCCGAAGACAGCTCCGAGCTGTACATCAAGATCAACAAGCTGATCCCGCGTCTCAAGCGCCAGGTCGAAGAGGTCGAGGGCAAGCCGACCGAGGAAGGCCACTACAGCATCGACGAGAAGACCCGCCAGGTCGAACTCAACGAGCAGGGCCACCAGTTCATCGAGGACCTGCTGAGCCAGAACGGCCTGCTCGGCGAAGGCGAGAGCCTCTACTCGGCGCACAACCTGAGCCTGCTGACCCACGTTTACGCAGCGCTGCGCGCGCACACCCTGTTCCACCGCAACGTCGAGTACATCGTCCAGGGCGACCAGATCCTCCTGATCGACGAGCACACCGGCCGCACCATGCCTGGCCGTCGCCTGTCCGAGGGCTTGCACCAGGCCATCGAGGCGAAGGAAGGCCTGCCGATCCAGGCCGAGAGCCAGACCCTGGCCTCCACCACCTTCCAGAACTACTTCCGCCTGTACAACAAGCTGGCCGGCATGACCGGCACCGCCGATACCGAGGCCTTCGAGTTCCGCCAGATCTACGGTCTCGACGTGGTGGTGATCCCGACCCACCGGCCGATCGCGCGCAAGGACTTCAACGACCTGGTCTACCTGACCCAGGAAGAGAAGTACGCGGCGATCATCACCGACATCAAGCAGTGCCAGGCCCTCGGCCGGCCGATCCTGGTCGGCACCGCGTCGATCGAGAGTTCCGAGTACGTTTCCAAGCTGTTGCAAGAGGCAGGCATCGAGCACAAGGTGCTCAACGCCAAGTACCACGAGAAGGAAGCCGAGATCATCGCCCAGGCTGGCGCGCCCGGTTCGGTGACCATCGCCACCAACATGGCCGGCCGCGGTACCGACATCCTCCTCGGCGGCAACTGGGAAGTCGAAGTCGCGGCCCTGGAGAACCCCACCGAGGAGCAGATCGCCCAGATCAAGGCTGAATGGCAGAAGCGCCACCAGCAAGTGATCGAGGCGGGCGGCCTGCACGTGATCGCCTCCGAGCGCCACGAATCCCGCCGGATCGACAACCAGTTGCGCGGCCGTGCCGGTCGTCAGGGCGACCCGGGTTCCAGCCGCTTCTACCTGTCGCTGGAAGACAACCTGATGCGGATCTTCGCCTCCGACCGGGTGAAGAACTTCATGAAGGCGCTGGGCATGCAGTCCGGCGAGGCGATCGAGCACCGCATGGTGACCAACGCCATCGAGAAGGCCCAGCGCAAGGTCGAAGGGCGCAACTTCGACATCCGCAAGCAACTGCTGGAATTCGATGACGTAGCCAACGAGCAGCGCAAGGTGATCTACCACATGCGCAATACCCTGCTGTCGGCAGAGGACGTGGGCGAGACCATCAAGGAATTCCGCGAGGAAACCCTCAGCGCCACCATCAACCAGCACATTCCGCCGCAGTCGCTGCCCGAGCAGTGGGACATCGAAGGCCTGGAGGCTGCGCTGTACAGCGACTTCGCCGTGCGCCTGCCGATCCAGCAGTGGCTGGACGAAGACGACAAGCTGTACGAGGAAACCCTGCGTAGCAAGATCCTCGAGCAGATCGTCGCCGCCTACTACGAGAAGGAAGAGCTGGCCGGCGCCGAAGCCCTGCGCGCCTTCGAGAAGCAGATGCTGCTGCGGGTGCTGGACGACCTGTGGAAGGACCACCTGTCGACCATGGACCACCTGCGGCACGGCATCCACCTGCGTGGCTACGCGCAGAAGAATCCTAAGCAGGAATACAAGCGCGAGTCCTTCACCCTGTTCCAGGAGCTGCTGGACTCGATCAAGCGCGACACCATCCGCGTGCTGTCCCACGTCCAGGTCCGTCGCGAAGACCCGGCCGAAGAGGAGGCCCGCCTGCGTCGCGAGGCGGAGGAACTGGCCAAGCGCATGCAGTTCCAGCACGCCGAGGCTCCCTCGATGGAGCAGGCCGTGGCCGGCGAGGAAGAAGAGCTTCCCGAGGGCCCGGCTCCGGTCGTGCCGCTCGAGCCTGTGCGCAACGAGCAGAAGATCGGCCGCAACGAGCCTTGCCCGTGCGGTTCCGGCAAGAAATACAAGCACTGTCACGGGCAGCTGGACTAA
- a CDS encoding response regulator, with protein sequence MPAGVAETDDFFPMARATAAGTRPPATNRALAGSVPAPILFSSPFMPNPDLSILVVDDAKFSSAMIGRALSQAGYQDIRFASSASEALQQLEQRPVSVLLADWLMPEMDGLELTARVRQLDESINHYTYIVLLTGKEGENVLGEAFDRGVDDFVSKAAMNEQLVPRIYAADRLCNTLQRLLVENRLLTENIARMEERNLVDTLTGLGNPRYLRQKLADSLRQVETRGGALCYLLVGMPEAPVLRQRHGEAFHRELLLGVARRLQQLVRPLDVLVRLDEQHFALITLVEDLHECSSSSFKRLHDGLNLKAFKTSEGFISLKAGIAMLGLDSGALPLGIDELLQRTEALLPDAYASGRIATCRLPALR encoded by the coding sequence ATGCCCGCCGGTGTGGCGGAGACCGACGATTTCTTCCCGATGGCGCGCGCGACCGCGGCCGGGACCCGGCCTCCCGCGACGAACCGGGCCCTTGCCGGCAGCGTACCGGCGCCCATCCTCTTCTCGAGTCCGTTCATGCCCAACCCCGATCTCAGCATCCTGGTCGTCGACGACGCCAAGTTTTCCAGCGCCATGATCGGCCGCGCCCTCAGCCAGGCCGGCTACCAGGACATCCGCTTCGCCAGCAGCGCCAGCGAGGCCCTGCAGCAGCTCGAACAACGCCCGGTCAGCGTGCTCCTGGCCGACTGGCTGATGCCGGAGATGGACGGCCTGGAACTGACCGCCCGGGTCCGCCAACTGGACGAAAGCATCAACCACTACACCTACATCGTCCTGCTCACCGGCAAGGAAGGCGAGAACGTCCTCGGCGAGGCCTTCGACCGCGGCGTCGACGACTTCGTCAGCAAGGCCGCAATGAACGAGCAACTGGTGCCGCGCATCTACGCAGCCGACCGCCTGTGCAACACCCTGCAACGGTTGCTGGTGGAAAACCGCCTGCTCACCGAAAACATCGCGCGGATGGAAGAACGCAACCTGGTGGATACCCTCACCGGCCTCGGCAATCCCCGCTACCTGCGCCAGAAGCTGGCCGACAGCCTGCGCCAGGTGGAAACCCGCGGTGGAGCGCTGTGCTACCTGCTGGTCGGCATGCCCGAGGCACCGGTCCTGCGCCAGCGGCACGGCGAGGCCTTCCATCGCGAGCTGCTGCTCGGCGTGGCCAGGCGCCTGCAACAGCTGGTCCGGCCGCTGGACGTGCTGGTGCGCCTGGACGAGCAGCATTTCGCCCTGATCACCCTGGTGGAGGACCTGCACGAATGCTCGTCGAGCAGCTTCAAGCGGCTGCACGACGGGCTCAACCTGAAGGCCTTCAAGACCAGCGAAGGCTTCATCAGCCTGAAAGCCGGCATCGCCATGCTCGGCCTCGACAGCGGGGCATTGCCGCTGGGCATCGACGAACTGCTGCAGCGCACCGAGGCCCTGTTGCCCGATGCCTATGCCAGCGGCAGGATCGCAACCTGCCGGCTACCGGCACTGCGCTAG
- a CDS encoding putative 2-dehydropantoate 2-reductase, with protein sequence MTWHILGAGSLGSLWAARLGRAGLPVRLILRDRQRLRRYQQAGGLSLVEDGQASLYPIAAETPDGGQPIQRLLLACKAYDAEEAASSVAHRLAGNAELLLLQNGLGSQQAVAARLPRSRCLFASSTEGAFRDGDFRVVFAGRGHTWLGDPRDTSAPAWLAQLSQAGIPHSWSDDILERLWRKLALNCAINPLTVLHDCRNGGLRQHPEEIAALCDELGQLLHASGYDAAARSLLEDVRAVIDATAANYSSMHQDVTRGRRTEIGYLLGYACQHGQRLGLPLPRLGTLLARLQAHLRQRGLPDR encoded by the coding sequence ATGACCTGGCATATCCTCGGCGCCGGTAGCCTCGGCAGCCTCTGGGCCGCGCGCCTCGGGCGCGCCGGCCTGCCCGTCCGCCTGATCCTGCGCGACCGCCAGCGCCTGCGCCGCTACCAACAGGCCGGCGGACTGAGCCTGGTGGAAGACGGCCAGGCCAGCCTCTACCCGATCGCCGCGGAAACCCCGGACGGCGGGCAACCCATCCAGCGCCTGCTGCTGGCCTGCAAGGCCTACGACGCGGAGGAAGCCGCCTCCAGCGTGGCCCATCGCCTGGCCGGCAACGCCGAACTGCTGTTGCTGCAGAACGGCCTGGGCAGCCAGCAGGCGGTCGCCGCCCGCCTGCCGCGCAGCCGCTGCCTGTTCGCCTCCAGCACCGAAGGCGCGTTCCGCGATGGCGATTTCCGCGTGGTCTTCGCCGGCCGGGGGCACACCTGGCTCGGCGATCCGCGCGACACAAGCGCCCCCGCCTGGCTGGCGCAGCTGTCCCAGGCCGGGATTCCGCACAGCTGGAGCGACGACATCCTCGAACGGCTGTGGCGCAAGCTGGCCCTGAACTGCGCGATCAACCCGCTGACCGTCCTCCACGATTGCCGCAACGGCGGCCTGCGGCAGCACCCGGAAGAGATCGCCGCGCTTTGCGACGAACTCGGCCAGTTGCTCCACGCCAGCGGCTACGACGCCGCCGCCAGGAGCCTGCTGGAGGATGTCCGGGCGGTGATCGACGCCACCGCGGCCAACTATTCCTCGATGCATCAGGACGTCACCCGCGGCCGGCGCACGGAAATCGGCTACCTGCTCGGCTACGCCTGCCAGCACGGGCAGCGCCTGGGACTACCGCTGCCGCGCCTGGGAACCTTGCTCGCCCGCCTCCAGGCCCATCTGCGCCAGCGCGGTTTGCCCGACCGCTAA
- a CDS encoding glutathione S-transferase family protein, whose product MALTIVIGNRNDSSWSLRGWLALRMSGAAFDEILVPLGRPDTRERILQYSPTGKVPLLKSEDGDIWDSLAIAEYLAERFPEAHLWPRGEAARALARSVCAEMHSGFAALRGELPMDLRRQQLLVELSEATRQDIQRICEAWADCRRRFGQDGPFLFGHASLADAFYAPVAARFRSYAVELPDIARTYVETIYQWPAFRAWYDAALREQAGS is encoded by the coding sequence ATGGCCCTGACCATCGTGATTGGCAATCGCAATGACTCGTCCTGGTCGCTGCGGGGCTGGCTGGCCCTGCGCATGAGCGGGGCGGCGTTCGACGAGATCCTCGTCCCGCTGGGGCGGCCCGATACCCGGGAGCGGATCCTGCAATATTCGCCGACCGGCAAGGTGCCCTTGCTGAAAAGCGAGGATGGCGACATCTGGGATTCCCTGGCCATCGCCGAGTACCTCGCCGAGCGCTTCCCCGAGGCCCACCTGTGGCCGCGCGGCGAGGCGGCGCGGGCGCTGGCCCGTTCGGTTTGCGCGGAAATGCACAGCGGTTTCGCCGCGTTGCGCGGCGAGCTGCCGATGGACCTGCGGCGCCAGCAGCTATTGGTGGAATTGTCCGAGGCGACACGACAGGATATTCAACGTATCTGCGAAGCCTGGGCGGATTGCCGGCGGCGCTTCGGCCAGGACGGTCCGTTCCTGTTCGGCCACGCCAGCCTGGCGGATGCGTTCTACGCACCGGTGGCGGCGCGTTTCCGCAGTTATGCGGTGGAGTTGCCGGATATCGCCCGGACCTATGTCGAGACGATTTATCAGTGGCCTGCGTTCCGCGCCTGGTACGACGCGGCATTGCGCGAGCAGGCCGGTAGTTGA
- a CDS encoding YajQ family cyclic di-GMP-binding protein, with the protein MPSFDVVSELDKHELTNAVDNAIKELDRRFDLKGKCSFEAKDKSVTLTAEADFMLEQMLDILRSNLVKRKVDSQCMEIKDAYPSGKVVKQEVNFREGIDKDLAKKIVGLIKERKLKVQAAIQGEQVRVTGKKRDDLQEAIALLRGESLGMPLQFTNFRD; encoded by the coding sequence ATGCCTTCGTTCGACGTGGTGTCCGAACTGGACAAACACGAGTTGACCAACGCCGTGGACAACGCCATCAAGGAACTGGATCGCCGTTTCGACCTGAAAGGCAAATGCAGTTTCGAAGCCAAGGACAAGTCGGTGACCCTCACCGCCGAAGCCGATTTCATGCTCGAGCAGATGCTCGACATCCTGCGTTCCAACCTGGTCAAGCGCAAGGTCGACAGCCAGTGCATGGAGATCAAGGATGCCTACCCGTCGGGCAAGGTGGTCAAGCAGGAAGTGAACTTCCGCGAGGGCATCGACAAGGACCTGGCGAAGAAGATCGTTGGTCTGATCAAGGAGCGCAAGCTCAAGGTCCAGGCCGCCATCCAGGGCGAGCAGGTGCGCGTCACCGGCAAGAAGCGTGACGATCTGCAGGAGGCCATCGCCCTGCTGCGCGGCGAATCCCTCGGCATGCCGTTGCAGTTCACCAACTTCCGCGATTGA
- a CDS encoding sensor histidine kinase, which yields MNLRQRLDNLPVGQKLLAALLILLATVLLVANLAFISAAYWISQESVAPQAMQTIGRLIANPALSQPALSSPQTAEVLLRQLNDYQPLRAAALYDSNGLMLADLQRGDTLKLPARLDRLEHWRRGEYRLNALIELPQENARPGYLLLVASGELPSAFYTGTLTASLAILGVSVLLWLLVAQQIRRLITRPIRDLEELSRQVTREENYALRAQRGNGDEIGRLADAFNTMLTRIEAREQQLKRARDDAQEAVEQAQSLAEETRRSNRKLELEVQVRSKIEKKLTGFQHYLNSIIDSMPSALIAVDEQLYVTQWNQEASQLSGTSLDDAVNQPVFLAFPSLKPFLPQLTRAAEKHSVERVERVTWALIDTPRHYALTFYPLMGGTGRGAVIRIDDITQRLSLEEVMVQSEKMLSVGSLAAGMAHEINNPLGAILHNVQNIKRRLSPELAKNVELAAEVGVPLEDINHYLDGRDIPRLLEGIQHAGSRAAKIVTHMLAFSRRSHRQMTACELPALLEQAVEIAGNDFDLAEGFDFKSLQIVHEFDPNLGPVPVIANEVEQVLLNLLKNAAQAIHQRDDEEEGEQGRIVLRTRLTPPWAEVQVEDNGSGMPELVRKRIFEPFFTTKEVGQGTGLGLSVSYFIITNNHKGQMEVRSELGRGTCFSIRLPLESSEAVAPAQAKALPPALPQPGSSLRRGDEEEG from the coding sequence ATGAACCTGCGCCAGCGCCTCGACAACCTGCCCGTAGGGCAGAAACTGCTCGCCGCCCTGCTGATCCTGCTGGCTACCGTGCTGCTGGTGGCCAACCTGGCGTTCATCAGCGCCGCCTACTGGATTTCCCAGGAGAGCGTCGCCCCCCAGGCGATGCAGACCATCGGCCGGCTGATCGCCAACCCGGCGCTCAGCCAGCCGGCACTCAGTTCGCCGCAGACCGCCGAGGTCCTGCTGCGCCAGCTCAACGATTACCAGCCGTTGCGCGCCGCGGCCCTGTACGACAGCAATGGGCTGATGCTGGCCGACCTGCAACGCGGCGACACCCTCAAGCTGCCGGCCCGCCTGGACCGCCTGGAGCACTGGAGGCGCGGCGAGTACCGCCTCAATGCGCTGATCGAACTGCCCCAGGAAAACGCCCGCCCCGGCTACCTGCTGCTGGTGGCCAGCGGTGAACTGCCAAGCGCGTTCTACACCGGAACCCTCACCGCCAGCCTGGCGATCCTCGGCGTCAGCGTGCTGCTCTGGCTGCTGGTGGCGCAGCAGATACGCCGCCTGATCACCCGGCCGATCCGCGATCTCGAGGAACTGTCGCGGCAGGTCACCCGCGAGGAGAACTACGCCCTCCGCGCCCAGCGCGGCAACGGCGACGAGATCGGCCGCCTGGCCGACGCGTTCAACACCATGCTGACCCGCATCGAGGCCCGCGAGCAGCAGCTCAAGCGCGCCCGCGACGATGCCCAGGAAGCGGTCGAGCAGGCCCAGAGCCTGGCCGAGGAAACCCGCCGCTCGAACCGCAAGCTGGAACTGGAAGTGCAGGTGCGCAGCAAGATCGAGAAGAAGCTCACCGGTTTCCAGCACTACCTCAACAGCATCATCGACTCCATGCCTTCGGCGCTGATCGCGGTGGACGAGCAACTCTACGTCACGCAGTGGAACCAGGAGGCCAGCCAGCTTTCCGGCACCAGCCTGGACGATGCGGTCAACCAGCCGGTGTTCCTCGCCTTTCCCTCGCTCAAGCCGTTCCTTCCGCAGCTCACCCGGGCTGCCGAGAAGCACAGCGTGGAGCGTGTCGAACGGGTCACCTGGGCGCTGATCGACACGCCACGCCACTACGCCCTGACCTTCTACCCGCTGATGGGCGGCACCGGCCGCGGCGCGGTGATCCGCATCGACGACATCACCCAGCGGCTGAGCCTGGAAGAAGTGATGGTGCAATCGGAGAAGATGCTCTCGGTCGGCAGCCTCGCCGCCGGCATGGCCCACGAGATCAACAACCCGCTCGGCGCGATCCTGCACAACGTGCAGAACATCAAGCGGCGCCTGTCCCCGGAGCTGGCGAAGAACGTCGAGCTGGCGGCCGAGGTCGGAGTGCCGCTGGAAGACATCAATCACTACCTCGATGGCCGCGACATCCCGCGCCTGCTGGAAGGCATCCAGCACGCCGGCTCGCGGGCAGCGAAGATCGTCACCCACATGCTCGCCTTCAGCCGCCGCAGCCACCGGCAGATGACCGCTTGCGAACTGCCCGCACTGCTCGAACAGGCGGTGGAAATCGCCGGTAACGACTTCGACCTGGCCGAAGGCTTCGACTTCAAGTCGTTGCAGATCGTCCACGAGTTCGACCCCAACCTCGGCCCGGTGCCGGTGATCGCCAACGAGGTCGAGCAGGTCCTGCTCAACCTGCTGAAGAACGCCGCCCAGGCCATCCACCAGCGCGACGACGAAGAGGAAGGCGAACAGGGCCGGATCGTCCTGCGCACGCGCCTGACGCCGCCCTGGGCGGAAGTCCAGGTGGAAGACAACGGCAGCGGCATGCCCGAACTGGTGCGCAAGCGTATCTTCGAGCCGTTCTTCACCACCAAGGAAGTCGGCCAGGGCACCGGTCTCGGCCTGTCCGTCTCGTATTTCATCATCACCAACAATCACAAGGGCCAGATGGAAGTACGCTCGGAACTGGGCCGCGGCACCTGCTTCAGCATCCGCCTGCCGCTGGAAAGCTCCGAAGCGGTCGCCCCGGCACAAGCCAAGGCCCTGCCGCCCGCTCTGCCGCAACCCGGTAGCAGCCTGCGGCGGGGCGACGAAGAGGAAGGTTGA
- a CDS encoding cob(I)yrinic acid a,c-diamide adenosyltransferase, giving the protein MGNRLSKIYTRTGDRGETGLAGGRRVPKSHPRIEAIGAVDELNSQLGLLLAELLEARGAHPGLEEIVQALAPVQHRLFDLGGELAMPEYRALDETEVARLESCIDRWNDELGPLKNFILPGGSRLVAQAHVCRSLARSAERRCQALDQEETLEGVGLCYLNRLSDLLFVAARAIARRQGVAEILWEAAAKPD; this is encoded by the coding sequence ATGGGCAATCGATTGTCGAAGATCTACACCCGTACCGGCGACCGCGGCGAGACCGGCCTGGCCGGCGGACGCCGGGTGCCCAAGAGCCATCCACGCATCGAGGCGATCGGCGCGGTGGACGAATTGAACAGCCAGTTGGGCCTGCTCCTTGCCGAGCTGCTGGAAGCGCGTGGCGCACATCCCGGCCTGGAGGAGATCGTCCAGGCGCTGGCGCCGGTGCAACACCGCCTGTTCGACCTCGGCGGGGAGCTGGCGATGCCGGAGTATCGGGCCCTGGACGAGACGGAAGTGGCACGCCTGGAAAGCTGCATCGACCGCTGGAACGACGAGCTGGGCCCGCTGAAGAATTTCATCCTCCCCGGCGGTTCCCGCCTGGTCGCCCAGGCCCATGTCTGCCGCAGCCTGGCGCGCAGCGCCGAACGGCGCTGCCAGGCGCTGGACCAGGAGGAAACGCTGGAGGGCGTCGGCCTGTGCTACCTGAACCGGCTCTCCGACCTGCTGTTCGTCGCCGCCCGCGCCATCGCCCGGCGCCAGGGCGTGGCGGAGATTCTCTGGGAGGCGGCGGCAAAACCGGACTGA
- a CDS encoding Nudix family hydrolase, producing the protein MKRVHVAAAVIRGSDGRVLIARRPEDKHQGGLWEFPGGKVEDGEPVRAALARELEEELGIRVERARPLIQVRHDYADKHVLLDVWEVDGFSGEAHGAEGQPLAWVEPRELADYEFPAANAPIVQAARLPAHYLITPDGLEPGELISGVRKAVEAGIRLIQLRAPNMFSPEYRDLAIDIQGLCAGKAQLMLKGPLEWLGDFPAAGWHLTSAQLRKYASAGRPFPEGRLLAASCHDADELALAASMGVEFVTLSPVQPTESHPGEPALGWDKAAELIAGFNQPVYLLGGLGPQQAEQAWEHGAQGVAGIRAFWPGGL; encoded by the coding sequence GTGAAACGAGTACATGTCGCCGCGGCCGTGATTCGTGGCTCCGATGGCCGGGTGCTGATCGCCCGGCGGCCGGAAGACAAGCACCAGGGCGGCCTGTGGGAGTTTCCCGGGGGCAAGGTGGAGGACGGCGAGCCGGTGCGCGCGGCGTTGGCCCGTGAGCTGGAAGAGGAACTGGGCATCCGTGTCGAGCGGGCCCGGCCGCTGATCCAGGTCCGGCACGACTATGCCGACAAGCACGTCCTGCTCGATGTCTGGGAGGTCGACGGGTTTTCCGGCGAAGCCCACGGCGCCGAGGGCCAACCGCTGGCCTGGGTGGAGCCGCGCGAGCTGGCCGACTACGAGTTCCCCGCCGCCAACGCGCCGATCGTCCAGGCCGCGCGCCTGCCGGCGCACTACCTGATCACCCCGGACGGATTGGAGCCGGGCGAGCTGATCAGCGGCGTACGCAAGGCGGTGGAGGCGGGCATCCGCCTGATCCAGTTGCGCGCGCCGAACATGTTCAGTCCCGAATACCGCGATCTCGCCATCGATATCCAGGGACTCTGCGCCGGCAAGGCGCAACTGATGCTGAAAGGCCCGCTGGAGTGGCTGGGCGACTTCCCGGCTGCCGGTTGGCACCTGACCTCCGCTCAACTGCGCAAATACGCCAGCGCCGGTCGGCCGTTCCCCGAAGGGCGCCTGCTGGCCGCCTCCTGCCACGACGCGGATGAACTGGCCCTGGCTGCCTCGATGGGAGTGGAGTTCGTCACTCTTTCGCCGGTACAGCCGACCGAGAGCCATCCCGGCGAGCCGGCGCTGGGTTGGGACAAGGCCGCCGAACTGATCGCCGGCTTCAACCAGCCGGTCTACCTGCTGGGTGGCCTCGGTCCGCAGCAAGCCGAGCAGGCTTGGGAGCATGGAGCCCAAGGCGTGGCGGGTATCCGTGCGTTCTGGCCGGGCGGCCTTTGA